The following nucleotide sequence is from Chloroherpetonaceae bacterium.
CCTTGAAACCAACTGCTAACGACCTTTTGGAGCTGGGGATCATTGACCGCGTGGTGCCTGAGCCAATCGGTGGGGCACACCGAGACCCCGAACAGACCGCACGCACACTCAAGGCGATTTTAATTGAGGAACTTAAACCGCTGCTGCACAAATCACCTGAAGAATTGGTCGAAGAACGCATTGAAAAATATGCCCGAATGGGCGTGTGGAGAGAAGACTAAATGCGACAGCCGAGCTACCCTTTCATCTATACCCAGCGTGTTATCTATGCCCATACCGACCAGATGCAGGTTGTCTACTACGCCCGATATTTTGAGTTCATTGAAGCTGCCCGCAATGAACTGCTGCGGCATTGCGGTTTTCCTTACAAGGAGTTAGAAGCGCTTGGTTTGCGCCTGCCTGTCGTTTCTGCACACCTTGATTACTTTTCGCCCGCTCGCTACGACGATGAGCTTTTAATTGAAACCTGTGTGGACAAGCTGGAAAATGTGCGTATCACGCTGGGCTATCAAGGCTATGAGAAGTTCTCACAGCGTAAGCTCTTCTCAGGCTACACAGTACATGCCTTTGTTAGTGTGCAAGGCAAACTTATCCGTCCCCCCAAGGCGCTTCTTGAAGCCCTGCAGCCCTATCTTCGCGCACAGCCTGCGCAGTCCGAAGCACTCAGCCTACCTTGATCGGGATTACCACTTTGGTTCTATCCCACACCAGCATCATTTCCGTGCTATTACCTTCTGGCTTTTTGAAAAAGATGGTAAACGCTTCAAACTCGCCTTCAGTCTCGCCAGTGGGCACATCGAAGCGCATCACTTCTTTTTTCTCATCCATTCGGAAGTGTCCCCATAGCCCAAGTTCACTGTTGATTAAGATGGTGAATCGATCTTTGTTGGGAATCGCAAACATCGAATATGTGCCTGCCTTGAGCGGTTTGCCCGCAATGAGAATGTCTTTGGTTAGCGTGATTTCAGTTGCTTCATTTGCACCCAGTCGCCAAACTTCGCCGTAAGGCACAAGCGCGTTTTCTTCTTTGGTGCCAAAAATCAGTCGCCCTCGCTTAAACGGACGCGAATACACTACCTTGATGTAGGCATCGCCGATATTTACTTTGGCTACCGCCATTGGGCTTTGGCGTGGCACTAGGGAGCGCAGGTAGGCGCTATCTGGCTTTTGTGCATAGCACCGCTCTGCAACCAGTAGCAGCGCCAAAAAGAGCAATCCCCAAGAATGCTTCACACAAGCGCGCTTCATATCACTTTGGTTTGATGGTTTTATGTGATGAAGTTGCGAACAGTTAAGTGTTTTTCCACTTTCTTAGTGCGATTTCATGTTTTGCGACTTCGTCTCCCAGTCAGGGCGATTGTGCTTTCAACATCTGTGTAGAGGTGCAGATTTTTAGCGATTGAAGAATCGCTCCACACCGCCGCTTAGCAGACGAATAATGCCAAAGATAACAAAGAGTAGAATGGCTAGCACCGTCGAGAAATTGCCTCGCTGTGCAGCAGGCGTGCCCAAAACAGGTGCCAGCCCTGTGCTGTAAAGGTAAATCGCGTAGATGAGACCTGCGAGCTTGACGGCAAAGCTGAAAAATGCGCCCAGCGGGAAAAGAGCCGATAACATTGCCGCTAACCAAATCGGGGTAGAGCCGTAGACA
It contains:
- a CDS encoding acyl-CoA thioesterase is translated as MRQPSYPFIYTQRVIYAHTDQMQVVYYARYFEFIEAARNELLRHCGFPYKELEALGLRLPVVSAHLDYFSPARYDDELLIETCVDKLENVRITLGYQGYEKFSQRKLFSGYTVHAFVSVQGKLIRPPKALLEALQPYLRAQPAQSEALSLP
- a CDS encoding DUF2911 domain-containing protein — translated: MKRACVKHSWGLLFLALLLVAERCYAQKPDSAYLRSLVPRQSPMAVAKVNIGDAYIKVVYSRPFKRGRLIFGTKEENALVPYGEVWRLGANEATEITLTKDILIAGKPLKAGTYSMFAIPNKDRFTILINSELGLWGHFRMDEKKEVMRFDVPTGETEGEFEAFTIFFKKPEGNSTEMMLVWDRTKVVIPIKVG